Sequence from the Mustela erminea isolate mMusErm1 chromosome 8, mMusErm1.Pri, whole genome shotgun sequence genome:
cccaccGAATACCCTCCTCCGAAGGGGCCTTCTGGGCCCCAACTCTTCCTAGCCCCTGGCAGCTAGTCCTGGGCATGGGACAGCTTCAGATACCTAGTTTAAGGAGAGTCCCCCAGCCTTtgttcttctgtgactggcttatttcccttagcatcatgtcctcagggttcatccatggtGTAGCACGTGACAGGATTCCCTCCCTTTTTAAGgctacagaacattccatcacatGGATCTTGGTTCCGTTACATCATATCTTCGTTATACATTCACCtggtgatggacacttgggttgcctgCCCCTTATGGATCCTGTGAACAGTGCTACTATGAACATGAGGgtacaaatatctcttccagaccttgctttgaatttttttggATAGACGCCTAGAAGATGCGATGGAGGGATTGGAGGAAGGCTTTTGAACCCAGCCTAGCTACTGAAACCTCTTAACTCCCTAACAGAAGCTACACCTGCGGGTACGTGTGGGCCCTGGAGAGAAAAGACTCACCCCTGAGTTCCAACTGCCTGTCCGAGGGAGCAGAGATCAACCTCAGTACGCtgggccccacccctgcctgccacccacccccacacacacacgcacgtgcgtGCATGCACATGCGCCCTACGAGGCCGGCCTGGCTCCAGTAACTGGACACACAGGCAGGGATCTGCTCTGTCACCACAAAAGTCCCAGCCTTTTCCGCAGCCCAGGAAGTCTAGGTCCAGACTCCGGGTGTGCTCTGAGTCCAAcatcctccccacctgcccccgccAAGCCTGGTCAGAAGCCCGGCCATCCCACATTGCCTCCTTTCCCATGTCTCGGGGTCTCGCAGCATTGGGAAGCCAGACCCAGGCCCCTGGCTCAGGTTCCCTCAGCGCCCACATGGAGCCTGCCCAAAGAGGACTTTCGAAGACTGAACACATGAGGCAAAGGTAGGAGTGACGGTTCTCCCACAAGACTATGTGAGCAAAGGGTTGGGATGGACATGGCAAACGCTCCTCCCCCAAAAGGGGATGTGCCCCAAATGCCCCTCCAACCTTGGGGTGACAGCTAGGATTCTGCTGTGCTGGACAGATCTGCCTTCTCGAGGCCCCATGCCCCTGGGTTTGCTTGGCCACACCCTGCCACTTCCCTCCTGGCAGCGGGACTTCACATCACCTGCGGGGCTGGGCCAGGGTGGCCACCTGGGGCAATGGGAGGGACATGGAGCCTTTTACAGCCAGGGACAAAGTCCTGCCCAGACTAAAGCCCAGGTGGCTTGTACTGCAGCTTGAACCCAAGTTCTGGCCCTCCTCGGGTTCCAGCCTGCCCAGAGTCCTAGCTAAGCCGCCCTCCCGCCACCCCACAGGCATGCAGGGGGTctgggtgctgctgctgctgctgctgctgggcctgAGGCCACGGCTGGCCCTTGGCGCCTTCCCAGGTAAGGAAGCACCTCCCAGCTTCCCCCCACACATAGAGTCCTCCCCCAGGACTGAcctggcctcccctctccccttggTCAGTGGAGGAGGAGGACCCAGCCTTCTGGAACCGCCAGGCGGCGCAGGCCTTGGACACTGCGAAGAAGCTGCAGCCCATCCAGACAGCTGCTAAGAACCTCATTCTCTTCTTGGGGGATGGTGAGTGCACAAGGCTGGCCATGCCTGTGGCCCCTGTAGCCCTGGCACCCCAACCTGCCAGTGGCCACAAACCAACCCTGACAAAGTGTGCTCCTTTAGGGATGGGAGTGCCCACAGTGACAGCCACTCGGATCCTAAAGGGGCAAATAAATGGCAAACTGGGACCTGAGACACCCCTGGCCATGGACCACTTTCCGTACCTGGCTCTATCGAAGGTAAGGGCTGGGTGGCCTCAGGGTGCCCGCCACtagaggggcgggggtggggaaagTGGCAGGAGGGGAGGCCCCAGGAGATCTGGAGACTGAATTTGGGGGCACTAGGGCAGTGAGGgtgggccctggggcctgggtAGGATCTTGGGCATCTGTCGGTGTCAGAACCTGAGGGCATCTCTGTCCCCAGACGTACAACGTGGACAGACAGGTGCCAGACAGTGCAGGCACAGCCACAGCCTACCTGTGCGGGGTCAAGGCCAACTACCAGACCATTGGTGTGAGTGCAGCCGCCCGCTTGAACCAGTGCAAGACAACGAGGGGCAATGAAGTCACTTCCGTGATGAAGCGGGCCAAGAAAGCAGGTGGGCTTGGGGCCAGCTTCATGGGCAGAGGCAGGATCAGAGACCTCAGGGACTCATGCTGACCTCTGCCCCGCACAGGGAAGTCAGTCGGGGTGGTGACCACCACGAGAGTGCAGCACGCCTCCCCAGCTGGCACATACGCCCATGTAGTGAACCGCAACTGGTACTCAGACAGCGACATGCCCACCAAGGCGCTGGAGGAGGGATGCCAGGACATCGCCCAGCAGCTCATCTCCAACGTGGACATTGATGTGGGACATGAAGGGCAAGGGTGGGAGGCGAGGTGCCCATAGGGACCACAGTCCCAGTCACTGACAGCCTGAGCTCTGGGGCCTGGCAGGGTCTCCAGGGGcttggagaaggggggtggtggtggagaaaGTACAGCTGGGCCTAGGCCATACCCACAGACCTGGTCGGGGCACTAGGGGCTGTCAGAGAAGGGAGCAAAGGGCCAGCCAGGGCCCAATCCCACCTGCCCAATCCTTTGGCCACAGGTGATCCTGGGTGGAGGCCGAAAGTACATGTTCCCCAAGGGGACTCCAGACCCTGAGTATCCAAGTGACACCAGACAGAATGGAGTCAGGTTGGATGGGCGGAACTTGGTGCAGGAGTGGCTGGCCAAGTACCAGGTGATGGGGGCCTGGAGGTGCAAGGGGTACAGCAGGGACAAGGATCAGAGGGCTATGGACTGAGTCTCAGTTCTGCCCCTCCCAGGGTGCCCGGTATGTGTGGAATCGCTCGGCACTCATGGAGGCATCCCAGGACCCCTCTGTAACACACCTCATGGGTAATGACCCCAGATATCCCCACTTTCCCCATCCTTGCCTCCCTGGTCCCCAGAAAGCCAACGATAACGCAGATGTTCAGGTCATGgactctccccactccccagccagTCACCACTGGCCCCCCTTCCCACAGGCCTCTTCGAGCCGGGAGACACAAAGTATGAGATCTACCGAAACACAACCCAGGACCCGTCCCTGATGGAGATGACAGAGGTGGCAGTGCGCCTGCTAAGCAGGAACCCCCGTGGCTTCTACCTCTTCGTGGAGGGTGAGCAGCAGCCCCTTGCAGATCAGAGGAGTGGGACTGGTCAGGGCAGCTGGGGACTGTCCGCCTTCCATGTGCCCTGCTTGCAGGAGGCCGCATCGACCACGGTCATCATGACGGCACGGCTTATCTGGCACTGACCGAGGCGGTCATGTTTGATTCCGCCATCGACAAGGCCAGCCAGATCACAAGCGAGCAGGACACCCTGACCCTTGTCACCGCTGACCACTCTCACGTCTTCTCTTTTGGTGGCTACACACTGCGGGGGAGCTCCATTTTCGGTAGGCAGGGCGCTCCATTTGCGGTAGCCAGAGCTGTTTCCCAGATATATGGCAGAAATGGCTCTGAGTAGCAGTTTCCTCGCCTGTCAAATGTAGTAGTAGCCACCGTCTCATCGGGGCCTTGTGAGGACTGGGCTGGGCACGCAGGGGGCCCTCACTGCGGTGGGGGTGCTCAGCAGGTCCCTTCCCCCCTGCAGGGCTGGCCCCCAGCATAGCCCTAGACAACAAGACCTACACCTCCATCCTTTACGGCAACGGCCCCGGCGGCCTATACGCGCTCACGGGGACCTCCCGGCCCGACGTCAAGGACAGCCAGAGCAGTGAGCGCCGCGGGGAGGCGGGGCGGTCCTGGGGGCCGGGGGGCAGGAGGCCGGCATGGTGGGTAGCTCGCGGGAGAGGGAGGCCGCCCGCCCCGCCTGCCCTGAAGCCCCACTCTCCGGCCAGGGGACCCCACTTACAAGCAGCAGGCCGTGGCGCCCCTTGCCTCCGAGACTCACGGCGGCGAAGACGTGGCGGTGTTCGCGCGCGGCCCGCAGGCGCACCTGGTGCACGGCGTTCAGGAGCAGAGCTTCGTGGCGCACGTCATGGCCTTCGCCGCCTGCCTCGAGCCCTACACCGACTGCGGCCTGCCGCCCTCGGCCTCCCCCAACGACGCCGCGCCCCCCGGCCCGGCCGGTGCGCCTCTGTCGCTGCCGCTGCTGGCGGGGGCGCTGttgctggggctgctggcagGTGCCACGCCCTAATCCCCGAGCCCCCGGGTCCCgcccctcccacccgccccctctatccccttcccccagaccccggcccctcctccagccctagGCCCAGCCCCCGGAGGCCCTTCCCTCGCAGCGCGGGCACCGCCCCCAGACTTTCACCCGGGTGCGGGCCGCCCGGCCCCCAGCGGGAGGCAATGGCGGACTTCCGGGGCACCCACGGGCCTCCCGTGGGCTGTTCTCGATCCCCCAAAGACAACGCCAGGGTAAGGACGGGGTGCTCCGACCACCAGACTCTGCCCGGCAGGTTGCCCTGCCCGAGGACCAGGCGGGCACCATGCCAGAGGTGTCCCCCTCAGGGCCACGACTCGACCGGACCCCGCAGCACACACGTTTCTAGGCCTCGGTCTTCACAGCACCTTGGGGACGAGGACTCGGGCATGTCCGGGTGCCCGGAAAACTGTGGCTTCCTCTCACCCCGCAAAGGACCCTGCAAGGTGGCCGAGGAGACTGCTGGGGCCGGGTTGCAGTACCATCCACCATGGCCACTCCTGGGGCCCAGTACTATTACACAGAGAGGAGACGCTGACACAGAATGGAGAGACTTGTCCCAAGTCACTTAGCTGCTGATGTTCATGCCCCAGTGCCCATTCCAGGCTGGGAGACCCaaggagcaggcagagcaggcagtcCTGGAGCAACCCTTGTACCCTCTAGGAGACCATCTAGGTGCTGGGCACAGGTCTGTGAGGAGAGGagattccctctcctccccatgccTCTATTCTactgagagagacaaagcaatAATCAAATAAACCATTGTGCAGTGTAATGCCAGTAGTGAtacattctagaaagaaaaatcattagcATGTGGGAGCACAGAAGGATGTCTGTGACTGAGAGGATGGGGTGGATAATTCAGATCAGGAGGTCAGGGAGGGGCTGCCTGAGGTGCAGGCAGTGAAGTGAAGACAAGGAAGTGAGGGCTTGAGTCATGCAGGAGGAACAgccgtgcaaaggccctgagcaGCAATGGGCAAGTGCTAGTCCAGGCCTATAGCTGGATCAGAGAgttaggagaggggaggggagggggtaaaaCCTGAGACATAAGAAAGGATAGGAACAGGTGGGTGAGGATTTTGAACTTTATCCAAAGTGTGGTATGTGACTGGAGGTCTTTGAGCAGGGGCATAACATGACCTGActcttggaaaattattttagggataagagttttgtttcgttttgttttgttttgtttttgtttgcggGAAGGAGGTAGGGGTGGGAGCTGGAAAACCAGAGGAGAGGTGCAGACTCCAAACACTTCTGACCTCCATCCAAAAATATTCGGGAGCACCCACTCCAATATAGATGTACTTCTAGAGTATCTAACCCACCCTagtggaacattgaaaagaatttATGAAAGTGAAATcacctatatttttaaataaattttacaaaattacaaatttatttgTACATTTGCAAAGGTGCAAAAAAACATTTTGCTCTCGCTAGAAATATCAATGTGATTGAGTATGCTTTCTTATTTactaagatctttttaaaaattgaagaataattgacatacaatattgtattagtttcggGCATCCAACGTGGTGATTCGATATATACGTACAGTAAGAAATGGCcacacagtaagtctagttaccatctgtcaccatactgAGTTGTTTACAATTCTTATTTACTAAATCTTGATTTTTGCACTGTAAAACATTGATTTGAAAGCATGGCCCTCAGGGCAGTTTATTTCAATTCTGGACCTTGGTAGCTGTCACAAAAATATCGGAGCTGGATGGAAAAATGGCATCATTAGCTAGGCTCCCTGAGCcatcatattcatttttaaactccATCCACCAGTTATACAAGGACTTGATAAAACCCAGCTGCtgtatttctgtcttctctgttgtCAATTACTTGGTCTTACAAACCAATGTGAGGGTGCTACATGTGTGTGTTTCACAAGTGGGTTCAAAGCCCAAggaaactgtacattttaaaactctacaagttggggcacctgagtttaagtatctgccttcagctcaggtcatggtccctgggtcctgggatccagtcaggagtcgggctccctgctcagcagggagtctgcttctccctctctctttctgcccctccacctggctcatgcttgctctctctctccaataaataaatgtaactttaaaaataaataaataaaactctacaGGGCTAGACTTAGTgcgtagagtatgcaactcttgatttgtTGTTCATaagttcaaatcccacattgggggGTAgaggttactttttaaaaaatgaaattttttaaaaaatataaaactctacaGGTTTTAAAAAACAGGTTATTCTAGAGCTAGTGgtaatggctgcaccattttcaATATCcaaaaaaccactgaat
This genomic interval carries:
- the ALPI gene encoding intestinal-type alkaline phosphatase; this translates as MEPFTARDKVLPRLKPRWLVLQLEPKFWPSSGSSLPRVLAKPPSRHPTGMQGVWVLLLLLLLGLRPRLALGAFPVEEEDPAFWNRQAAQALDTAKKLQPIQTAAKNLILFLGDGMGVPTVTATRILKGQINGKLGPETPLAMDHFPYLALSKTYNVDRQVPDSAGTATAYLCGVKANYQTIGVSAAARLNQCKTTRGNEVTSVMKRAKKAGKSVGVVTTTRVQHASPAGTYAHVVNRNWYSDSDMPTKALEEGCQDIAQQLISNVDIDVILGGGRKYMFPKGTPDPEYPSDTRQNGVRLDGRNLVQEWLAKYQGARYVWNRSALMEASQDPSVTHLMGLFEPGDTKYEIYRNTTQDPSLMEMTEVAVRLLSRNPRGFYLFVEGGRIDHGHHDGTAYLALTEAVMFDSAIDKASQITSEQDTLTLVTADHSHVFSFGGYTLRGSSIFGLAPSIALDNKTYTSILYGNGPGGLYALTGTSRPDVKDSQSRDPTYKQQAVAPLASETHGGEDVAVFARGPQAHLVHGVQEQSFVAHVMAFAACLEPYTDCGLPPSASPNDAAPPGPAGAPLSLPLLAGALLLGLLAGCPARGPGGHHARGVPLRATTRPDPAAHTFLGLGLHSTLGTRTRACPGARKTVASSHPAKDPARWPRRLLGPGCSTIHHGHSWGPVLLHREETLTQNGETCPKSLSC